The Desulfosporosinus acidiphilus SJ4 genome has a window encoding:
- a CDS encoding complex I subunit 4 family protein: protein MSALPTGGSYLLPFILLAPLLAMFIIVFLPKEETKTIKIIAAMGTFAAMVLSVYAFFAYNRSTGGMQFTLTIPWVPDLGVNLAFGVDGISLPMLLLTNLIGFSSIYASWNMEKRAKEFFVLLLILITGVMGTFIARDLFIFFLFYEIVVIPIYIMVIIWGSTKRVTKEYAGMKLTIYLLIGSAFLLVALVALYLAASSQGQQPTFMFDQLAARQNLYSAPFQKIAFGLMLFGFGSLISMFPFHSWSPDGYAGAPTAVSMIHAGVLKKIGGYGLIRLGIYVLPIGAKYWAPVIAVLAIANVLYAAFIALAQKDLKYVIGYSSVSHMGYVLIAIAALNPTAIGGAVAMMFAHGVMSALFFSMIGFIYEKTHTRNIPDLGGLAHQMPRLAIGFIIAGMASLGLPSTVNFISEFTIFMGTIKVLPVQAILGIAGIIFTAVYTLRVIANVMFGPRRSEWDHLKDIRGPELVPLVVLGLVIFATGMFPNILFGLVNTGVTSSGLAKVLETVSQAKMGGLF from the coding sequence ATGTCAGCACTGCCAACAGGGGGTTCTTACCTGCTTCCATTTATCTTGTTAGCACCGTTACTGGCCATGTTTATCATTGTTTTCCTGCCGAAAGAAGAAACGAAAACGATCAAAATTATTGCCGCTATGGGTACGTTTGCCGCTATGGTTCTCTCGGTTTATGCGTTCTTTGCCTATAACCGTTCCACCGGCGGAATGCAATTCACCCTTACAATTCCTTGGGTTCCTGACCTAGGAGTTAACTTGGCCTTTGGAGTTGACGGTATCAGTTTGCCCATGCTTCTTCTGACGAATTTAATTGGTTTTTCTTCTATTTATGCCTCTTGGAATATGGAAAAACGTGCGAAAGAATTCTTTGTACTCTTGCTCATTTTAATCACCGGTGTCATGGGAACCTTTATCGCACGTGACCTATTCATTTTCTTCCTCTTCTACGAAATCGTGGTTATCCCAATTTACATCATGGTTATCATTTGGGGAAGTACCAAACGGGTAACCAAGGAATATGCCGGTATGAAACTGACGATTTATCTCTTGATCGGGTCGGCATTCCTGCTCGTCGCTTTGGTGGCTCTCTACCTGGCAGCTTCTTCACAGGGACAACAACCTACCTTTATGTTTGACCAATTAGCCGCAAGGCAGAACCTTTACAGTGCACCTTTTCAAAAGATTGCTTTCGGTTTAATGCTCTTTGGCTTTGGTTCCTTAATATCCATGTTTCCTTTCCACTCTTGGTCTCCGGATGGTTACGCCGGAGCTCCTACAGCAGTCAGTATGATTCACGCCGGCGTCTTAAAGAAAATCGGCGGCTATGGATTAATTCGCCTTGGTATTTATGTTCTACCTATCGGGGCTAAGTATTGGGCTCCGGTCATTGCAGTTTTGGCAATTGCCAATGTTCTCTACGCAGCATTCATTGCTTTGGCTCAGAAAGATCTTAAATATGTCATCGGTTACTCTTCAGTGAGCCATATGGGTTACGTTCTCATTGCTATTGCTGCCTTAAATCCCACGGCCATTGGAGGTGCGGTGGCGATGATGTTTGCTCACGGTGTTATGTCCGCTTTGTTCTTCTCTATGATTGGGTTTATCTACGAAAAAACCCACACACGCAACATTCCGGATTTGGGTGGTTTAGCTCATCAGATGCCGCGTTTGGCTATTGGCTTTATTATCGCAGGCATGGCTTCTCTGGGTCTACCCAGTACCGTTAACTTCATTTCAGAATTCACCATTTTCATGGGCACGATTAAGGTTCTTCCTGTTCAAGCAATTCTTGGCATTGCAGGGATTATCTTTACGGCGGTTTATACTTTGAGGGTGATTGCCAACGTTATGTTCGGACCTCGTCGGTCGGAGTGGGATCACCTAAAGGATATCCGGGGTCCTGAACTAGTTCCCTTAGTTGTCCTGGGATTGGTGATTTTCGCGACAGGGATGTTCCCTAACATCTTATTCGGTCTGGTAAATACTGGTGTTACCTCCTCAGGCCTTGCGAAGGTCCTTGAGACGGTGAGTCAGGCGAAGATGGGAGGGCTGTTCTAA
- the nuoL gene encoding NADH-quinone oxidoreductase subunit L, with product MFKEMHDLFRWAWLIPALPFLSFLLIAFVTKRSKGLSSTVSILAILTALGLAIAIGLGIIQSGAEIVEHPVVVSANWLTIGGLKIDFGTIVDPLSGMMLFVVTLVASMVQIYSLGYMHGDKGWSRYYAYQSLFASSMLGMVLATNLLQLFIFWELVGLCSYLLIGFWYFKVSAREAAKKAFITTRVGDFGLLLGILFLYNKFGTLDFTALSAALSTSLQNVAVVGTAGYVTVMAFLIFMGPMGKSGQFPLHVWLPDAMEGPTPVSALIHAATMVVAGVYLVAKMYFLFQASPTALQFVAGIGAFTAIFAASIAIAQDDIKRILAYSTLSQLGYMIFALGVGSYSGSMFHLMTHAFFKALMFLGAGSVIHAMHEKQNIWDMGGLWKKMPITGTTFFIGVLAISGIPPFAGFWSKDEILANALQNGHPIIYAVGLFTAFLTAFYMSRLFFVAFMGPEKPENHPHESPLTMTIPLVILAFFSVFGGFAALPEHNFNFFVHFGEYEAEAMNWGLAGISVIAGLLGIGLAYYIYIKEAISAESIVARFPVPYKILKNKYYIDELYLWIIHNIMDGLAKILYFFDIYIVDGIINGIALLTRGSAKGLRRMSTGQLQTYAMVFFFAVVVIFMVFAFGEGQLSSLNPLAMLGGVK from the coding sequence GTGTTCAAGGAAATGCATGATCTCTTTCGATGGGCATGGTTAATCCCTGCTTTGCCCTTCCTGTCGTTTCTACTCATCGCCTTTGTCACGAAACGATCCAAAGGACTGTCTTCCACGGTGTCAATCCTTGCGATTCTAACTGCATTGGGTTTAGCTATCGCAATCGGTTTAGGCATTATTCAGTCTGGGGCTGAAATTGTGGAACATCCGGTGGTTGTTAGTGCAAACTGGCTGACTATTGGGGGGTTAAAGATTGATTTTGGAACAATCGTAGATCCCTTGAGCGGTATGATGTTGTTTGTCGTGACCCTGGTAGCCTCGATGGTGCAGATTTACTCACTGGGCTACATGCATGGAGATAAAGGATGGTCACGTTACTATGCATATCAATCTTTGTTTGCTTCTTCCATGCTGGGTATGGTATTAGCAACTAACTTGTTGCAGCTCTTTATTTTCTGGGAACTTGTCGGTCTTTGTTCCTATCTCTTGATTGGCTTCTGGTACTTTAAAGTCTCAGCGCGTGAAGCTGCCAAGAAAGCATTTATTACAACGCGCGTTGGTGATTTCGGTCTATTACTGGGGATTCTCTTCTTATATAATAAATTCGGCACTTTGGATTTTACCGCGCTTTCCGCAGCTCTTAGCACAAGCCTGCAAAATGTTGCGGTGGTTGGGACTGCCGGCTATGTAACGGTGATGGCATTCCTGATCTTCATGGGACCCATGGGCAAGTCGGGTCAGTTTCCTTTGCATGTCTGGCTTCCAGACGCTATGGAAGGTCCTACACCTGTCAGTGCCTTGATCCATGCTGCAACCATGGTTGTTGCCGGGGTTTATCTCGTCGCTAAAATGTATTTTCTCTTTCAAGCTTCCCCGACGGCATTGCAGTTTGTTGCCGGAATCGGTGCCTTCACTGCAATTTTTGCGGCATCCATTGCCATAGCTCAAGATGATATTAAGAGAATTTTAGCTTATTCAACGTTAAGTCAGCTGGGCTATATGATCTTTGCTCTGGGGGTTGGTTCCTATTCGGGCTCAATGTTCCATCTTATGACCCATGCTTTCTTTAAGGCCTTGATGTTCTTAGGTGCAGGTTCTGTAATCCATGCCATGCATGAAAAACAGAACATCTGGGACATGGGTGGTTTGTGGAAGAAAATGCCCATCACGGGAACTACGTTCTTTATTGGGGTATTGGCAATCTCGGGGATCCCGCCTTTTGCCGGGTTTTGGTCGAAGGATGAAATATTAGCCAACGCCTTGCAAAACGGTCACCCCATTATTTATGCAGTTGGCTTATTCACGGCATTCCTGACGGCCTTTTATATGAGCCGCTTGTTCTTCGTAGCCTTTATGGGGCCTGAAAAACCGGAAAATCATCCCCATGAATCTCCGTTGACAATGACCATTCCCTTAGTTATTCTTGCTTTCTTCAGTGTTTTCGGTGGTTTTGCAGCCTTACCGGAGCATAACTTCAACTTTTTCGTTCACTTTGGAGAATATGAGGCAGAAGCTATGAACTGGGGCTTGGCTGGAATCTCTGTAATTGCCGGCTTATTAGGTATAGGGCTTGCGTATTATATCTATATTAAAGAGGCGATTAGCGCAGAGAGCATCGTTGCTCGTTTCCCTGTTCCCTACAAAATCCTTAAGAACAAATACTACATTGATGAGCTGTACCTCTGGATTATTCACAACATTATGGATGGATTAGCTAAGATTCTCTATTTCTTTGACATCTATATTGTGGACGGAATCATCAATGGAATCGCTTTATTGACACGTGGGAGTGCAAAAGGACTGCGCAGAATGAGCACGGGACAACTTCAAACCTATGCTATGGTATTTTTCTTCGCAGTTGTTGTCATTTTCATGGTCTTCGCCTTTGGGGAAGGACAGCTTTCATCCCTTAACCCCTTAGCGATGCTGGGAGGTGTGAAATAA
- the nuoK gene encoding NADH-quinone oxidoreductase subunit NuoK, whose protein sequence is MNFTNLSVGLTTYLLVGAMLFCLGLYGVFSKRNIIAVLMSIELMLNAVNINFVAFNRFVWNQKVDIHYILTGHVAALFVIVVAAAEIAVGLALVITIYRNRHSTNVDEFNWLKW, encoded by the coding sequence ATGAATTTTACGAATCTGAGTGTTGGACTTACAACCTATCTTTTAGTGGGAGCAATGCTCTTTTGTCTTGGGCTGTATGGCGTGTTTTCGAAAAGGAATATCATTGCTGTACTCATGTCCATTGAGTTAATGCTCAATGCAGTCAATATTAACTTTGTTGCCTTTAATCGCTTTGTCTGGAACCAAAAAGTCGACATCCACTATATTCTCACCGGACATGTGGCGGCACTTTTCGTAATTGTCGTAGCTGCGGCGGAAATTGCTGTGGGACTGGCTCTTGTGATTACTATTTATCGTAATCGTCATTCAACAAATGTCGATGAATTTAATTGGTTGAAGTGGTAA
- a CDS encoding NADH-quinone oxidoreductase subunit J family protein has translation MGYDCTGSAERKGGISVGTIVFFIFAILAIAAAWGVVTSKNIVHSAFYLALSFSGVAVLYVLMNADFLAAVQLLVYTGAVSIMVVFAVMLTLRGDVCDSNPENRKAGWGALISALVFVVIALVIYTNPDWRVLASPWTSGGTAQDLSLLMLTQYMIPFEAAAVLLTVALAGAVILAKGVKGNK, from the coding sequence ATGGGATATGATTGCACGGGCTCAGCGGAAAGGAAAGGAGGGATAAGCGTGGGCACTATCGTTTTCTTTATCTTTGCTATTTTGGCAATTGCCGCAGCATGGGGCGTTGTCACTTCAAAAAATATTGTGCACAGCGCGTTTTATCTGGCACTTTCCTTTTCAGGAGTTGCAGTACTTTACGTCCTTATGAATGCTGACTTCCTTGCTGCTGTCCAATTGCTTGTTTATACCGGTGCGGTGTCGATCATGGTTGTCTTTGCCGTGATGCTGACCCTGCGCGGAGACGTTTGTGACAGTAATCCTGAAAATCGTAAGGCTGGATGGGGAGCCCTTATTTCGGCATTGGTGTTTGTGGTGATTGCCCTCGTCATTTATACAAATCCGGACTGGCGAGTTTTGGCTTCGCCCTGGACGAGTGGCGGCACTGCGCAAGATCTTTCCTTGCTGATGCTCACCCAGTACATGATTCCCTTTGAAGCAGCTGCCGTATTGCTGACTGTGGCCTTAGCCGGAGCTGTTATTTTGGCGAAGGGAGTGAAAGGAAACAAATGA
- a CDS encoding NuoI/complex I 23 kDa subunit family protein, whose product MFGKGLFQGLGITFKRMVGPNVTEFYPEQKPVLPTRVRSSMGLEREKCISCNMCAMACPNGVIKLTSEKDENNKRVLKTYHMDVGRCLFCGLCTEACPTKALTVTQEYENAVYEPSDMKWDMIARAQRKGKEG is encoded by the coding sequence GTGTTTGGTAAAGGTCTGTTTCAAGGATTAGGCATCACGTTCAAACGCATGGTCGGTCCCAATGTCACAGAGTTTTATCCTGAGCAGAAACCCGTGCTTCCGACCAGAGTGCGAAGCTCAATGGGTTTAGAACGGGAAAAGTGTATTTCTTGCAATATGTGCGCGATGGCTTGTCCGAACGGGGTTATTAAATTAACCAGCGAAAAAGATGAAAACAACAAACGGGTTCTTAAAACTTATCATATGGATGTAGGCCGCTGTCTGTTCTGTGGTCTCTGCACCGAAGCCTGTCCGACAAAAGCTTTGACAGTTACTCAGGAATATGAAAATGCGGTATATGAGCCTAGTGATATGAAATGGGATATGATTGCACGGGCTCAGCGGAAAGGAAAGGAGGGATAA
- the nuoH gene encoding NADH-quinone oxidoreductase subunit NuoH, which yields MQTLNNLFLIIAHFIRSLFADPQSVWANLTMDVINFIIVVVIIVLAALILILLERKVAGWTSMRTGPNRLGPRGWFQTIADALKLMGKEDVTPAGADKILFKIAPMIVFSLPMLTLAVIPYGNQMAPINLDLGIFYFLAISAISTLAFLMAGWSSNNKYSLLGGMRAVAQMISYEIPLLFSLLGVIMITQSFNLGDIVKAQHTVPFIVLQPLAFVIYIIAGIAEVNRAPFDLVEADQEVVAGPFTEYTGLRWGLFFLGEYGNMTAVSALAATVFLGGWQGPFLPGWIWFWTKVGVIIFFMMWVRWTFPRIRVDHLMHLAWKVLLPLSILNIFLTGLGIFIYRLVMGG from the coding sequence ATGCAGACTTTAAATAATCTGTTTTTGATTATCGCGCATTTCATCCGTAGTCTCTTTGCGGATCCCCAATCGGTTTGGGCTAATTTAACCATGGATGTCATTAATTTCATCATCGTGGTTGTCATCATTGTCCTCGCCGCATTAATACTTATCTTACTCGAGCGTAAAGTAGCGGGTTGGACTTCAATGAGAACAGGGCCCAATCGTCTCGGTCCGCGCGGATGGTTCCAGACTATTGCTGATGCGTTGAAATTAATGGGGAAAGAGGATGTTACTCCGGCAGGTGCAGATAAAATTCTCTTTAAAATTGCACCCATGATTGTATTTTCACTGCCGATGCTGACCTTAGCCGTAATTCCTTATGGCAATCAAATGGCACCCATCAATCTGGATTTAGGTATCTTTTATTTCCTAGCGATTTCGGCAATCTCCACCTTGGCTTTTTTAATGGCTGGTTGGAGCTCCAACAATAAATACTCTTTGTTGGGCGGCATGCGTGCCGTTGCGCAAATGATAAGCTACGAAATTCCATTGTTATTTTCTCTTTTGGGAGTAATCATGATTACTCAGTCTTTTAATCTCGGCGATATCGTTAAGGCTCAGCATACCGTTCCCTTTATCGTTCTTCAACCTTTGGCCTTTGTTATTTATATTATTGCGGGGATTGCCGAAGTCAACCGCGCTCCCTTTGACTTGGTTGAAGCGGATCAAGAGGTTGTAGCCGGACCCTTTACCGAGTATACAGGTTTGCGCTGGGGTCTGTTCTTCTTAGGAGAGTATGGCAATATGACAGCAGTCTCAGCACTTGCCGCTACAGTATTCCTCGGGGGATGGCAAGGTCCTTTCTTACCTGGCTGGATTTGGTTTTGGACAAAAGTCGGCGTTATTATCTTCTTTATGATGTGGGTTCGTTGGACGTTCCCCAGAATCCGGGTGGATCATTTGATGCATTTGGCCTGGAAGGTATTGCTGCCGCTTTCGATTTTGAACATTTTCTTAACGGGTCTGGGAATCTTTATTTACCGACTCGTGATGGGAGGTTGA
- a CDS encoding NADH-quinone oxidoreductase subunit D: protein MSIDKTEELVLNMGPQHPSMHGLFRMIVHLEGETVTEIEPKIGYLHRGIEKLAESRTYTQFIPYTDRLDYLASPHNNWAYVQAVEKLMGVEIPERAEYLRVIFGELARIASHQVMIASTALDIAGWTAWGYAFRDRERILDMYEMTAGSRLTVNCMRIGGMSAEPPAEFWPALQSFLDDIPEMLEEYYGIFFGNEIAQGRLKSVGIMPKELAENLSITGPVLRASGVQYDVRKAYPYSIYDRFDFDVPVRYGCDSYDRTIIRMDEIKESVKIIRQAIRDIPEGPIMAKVPKVIKPPVGEVYHRVENPKGELGFYIVSDGTTKPARVRIRPGTFINLQMLPIVAKGWKIQDVVAIFATLDAVLGEVDK from the coding sequence ATGAGTATTGATAAAACGGAAGAACTTGTTCTTAACATGGGTCCCCAACACCCGAGTATGCACGGCTTATTTCGGATGATTGTTCATTTAGAAGGGGAAACAGTAACAGAAATTGAGCCTAAAATTGGATATTTACATCGAGGAATAGAGAAACTAGCAGAAAGCCGAACGTATACGCAGTTTATTCCTTATACAGATCGCTTAGATTACTTAGCTTCTCCGCATAATAACTGGGCCTACGTACAGGCAGTTGAAAAGTTGATGGGTGTTGAAATTCCTGAGCGGGCTGAATATCTCCGGGTAATTTTTGGGGAACTTGCTCGTATTGCCAGCCATCAGGTCATGATTGCCAGTACGGCCCTGGATATTGCGGGCTGGACGGCTTGGGGCTATGCCTTCCGGGACCGGGAACGCATCCTGGATATGTATGAAATGACTGCAGGAAGCCGCTTGACTGTAAACTGCATGCGTATTGGCGGTATGAGTGCCGAACCTCCGGCTGAATTTTGGCCCGCCTTACAATCGTTCTTGGATGATATCCCCGAGATGCTCGAAGAATACTACGGCATCTTTTTCGGGAATGAAATTGCTCAAGGCCGTTTGAAAAGTGTGGGGATTATGCCTAAAGAACTGGCAGAAAATCTATCAATTACCGGTCCGGTTTTACGGGCATCCGGGGTTCAGTATGATGTGCGCAAAGCATATCCGTACAGTATCTATGACCGCTTTGATTTCGATGTCCCTGTTCGTTACGGATGTGACAGCTATGACCGCACTATAATACGGATGGATGAAATTAAGGAAAGCGTTAAGATTATTAGGCAGGCTATCCGCGATATCCCTGAAGGGCCGATTATGGCCAAGGTCCCGAAAGTCATTAAGCCTCCGGTTGGCGAAGTTTATCACCGCGTGGAGAACCCCAAAGGGGAATTGGGATTCTACATTGTCAGTGATGGAACGACGAAACCGGCACGTGTTCGCATTCGTCCAGGCACATTCATTAATTTGCAAATGCTTCCCATCGTTGCCAAGGGGTGGAAAATACAAGACGTTGTGGCGATATTTGCAACTTTGGATGCAGTCTTGGGTGAAGTGGACAAGTAG
- a CDS encoding NADH-quinone oxidoreductase subunit C has product MENKELLKQRVEELAGRVNGEVEEILGALILKVQSPYVTETLTAAKSFDDVPCDFLHDLAGMDLVDHLEVVYQLTSLNGPQHLRVKAIVDRENPVVDSVTRIWQGADYLEREAYDMFGIQFKGHPNLKRIYLWDDFEGYPLRKDYVTEPIEIRNLVRQRIEGE; this is encoded by the coding sequence ATGGAAAATAAAGAACTGTTAAAACAACGAGTGGAAGAGCTGGCCGGCAGGGTTAACGGCGAGGTTGAAGAGATCTTAGGAGCACTTATTCTTAAAGTTCAGTCGCCTTATGTGACAGAAACCCTTACAGCGGCGAAAAGCTTCGATGATGTTCCATGTGACTTTCTCCACGATCTGGCCGGGATGGACCTTGTGGATCATCTTGAGGTCGTGTACCAGTTGACAAGTTTGAACGGCCCCCAGCACCTGCGCGTAAAAGCCATTGTTGATCGGGAAAACCCAGTGGTTGATTCGGTCACAAGAATCTGGCAAGGCGCAGACTATTTAGAGCGTGAAGCTTACGACATGTTTGGAATTCAATTTAAAGGTCATCCTAACCTGAAGAGGATTTATTTGTGGGATGATTTTGAAGGCTATCCATTACGCAAGGACTATGTGACCGAACCTATTGAGATTCGCAATCTTGTCCGTCAGCGTATAGAAGGGGAATAG
- a CDS encoding NADH-quinone oxidoreductase subunit B, whose product MDVTLERQLREDETLLEKNILTTNIDKLLNWARGHSFWPVTFGLACCAIEMMATGGPRYDISRFGYEVFRASPRQADVMIVAGTCTRKMAPLLRRIYDQMPEPKWVIAMGSCANAGGPFVDSYSMMAGVDKIVPVDVYIPGCPPRPESLIYGLLQLQYKVSNPAKVRLMRHGK is encoded by the coding sequence GTGGATGTAACGTTGGAAAGACAGCTGCGTGAAGATGAGACGCTGCTGGAAAAGAACATTTTAACGACGAATATTGATAAGCTTCTTAACTGGGCACGCGGGCACTCCTTTTGGCCGGTTACCTTTGGTTTGGCCTGCTGCGCCATTGAGATGATGGCTACAGGCGGACCACGCTATGATATTTCCCGCTTTGGCTATGAGGTATTCCGTGCGTCACCGCGCCAGGCTGATGTTATGATTGTGGCGGGAACCTGTACACGTAAGATGGCACCGCTTTTAAGAAGAATTTATGACCAAATGCCCGAACCCAAATGGGTTATCGCCATGGGAAGTTGTGCCAACGCCGGAGGACCTTTTGTTGATTCCTATTCAATGATGGCAGGCGTTGATAAGATTGTCCCGGTTGATGTCTATATTCCCGGGTGTCCTCCGCGGCCGGAATCCTTAATCTATGGGCTTTTGCAACTTCAATATAAAGTTTCAAATCCCGCTAAGGTGAGGTTAATGAGACATGGAAAATAA
- a CDS encoding NADH-quinone oxidoreductase subunit A — MDNNFAAVGVFLVGAIAVSIIMMLMPKLLAPNKPHKEKLTTYECGNETIGRTWLGFKSNYFMYALVFTAFDVETVFLYPWALTFQKLGTFAFVEMFIFIVILLVGFWYAWKEGALEWM; from the coding sequence TTGGACAACAATTTTGCTGCTGTCGGAGTGTTTCTTGTTGGTGCCATCGCTGTTTCGATTATTATGATGCTTATGCCCAAGTTGTTGGCTCCCAATAAGCCGCATAAGGAAAAACTGACAACGTATGAGTGCGGGAACGAAACGATTGGTCGTACCTGGCTCGGATTCAAGAGCAATTATTTTATGTATGCTCTTGTATTTACAGCGTTTGATGTTGAGACTGTCTTCTTATATCCTTGGGCGCTCACATTCCAAAAACTGGGGACATTCGCCTTCGTGGAAATGTTCATCTTTATCGTCATTCTTTTGGTTGGTTTCTGGTATGCTTGGAAAGAAGGTGCTTTAGAGTGGATGTAA
- a CDS encoding ribonuclease HII, with product MEPLSQMNVKEIEIALYKDPSPQMLDACQNDPRQGVRRLAERLIKQKQALSQEDARIQQLLVEEKKLWQNGFLLIAGIDEAGRGPLAGPVVAAACILPTRFNLPGLNDSKALTESRREKLFTKIQTQAIDYAIGSAEPAEIDALNILQATKLAMKRAVEGLTVRPHYLLIDALTLPAVNLPQFPLVRGDQLSASIAAASILAKVTRDRLMTELDTLYPEYTFAKNKGYGTSDHMKVLRRLGPCPLHRRSFAPVKQESSAL from the coding sequence GTGGAACCATTATCCCAGATGAATGTTAAAGAAATAGAAATTGCCTTATATAAGGACCCTTCCCCGCAAATGCTTGATGCCTGCCAAAATGACCCCCGGCAAGGTGTCCGGCGGCTGGCAGAGCGCTTAATTAAGCAAAAGCAAGCACTTTCTCAAGAAGATGCACGTATCCAGCAATTGCTCGTGGAAGAAAAGAAATTATGGCAAAACGGTTTTTTACTGATAGCCGGTATTGATGAAGCGGGCCGCGGCCCCCTGGCCGGGCCGGTAGTTGCTGCAGCCTGTATTCTGCCGACAAGGTTTAATTTGCCGGGGCTCAATGACTCAAAGGCTTTAACGGAAAGCAGACGGGAAAAACTATTTACTAAAATTCAAACTCAAGCTATAGACTATGCTATCGGCAGTGCAGAACCAGCTGAGATTGATGCCTTAAATATCTTACAAGCGACAAAATTAGCGATGAAAAGAGCGGTTGAAGGATTAACTGTTCGCCCTCACTACTTATTGATAGATGCACTTACCTTACCTGCGGTTAACTTGCCGCAATTCCCCCTCGTTAGGGGAGATCAGCTAAGTGCCTCGATTGCGGCTGCTTCGATTTTAGCGAAAGTAACTCGCGATCGACTGATGACTGAACTCGATACCCTCTATCCTGAGTATACGTTTGCGAAGAATAAAGGGTATGGTACAAGCGACCATATGAAAGTTTTGCGGCGTTTAGGGCCATGTCCTCTTCATCGAAGGAGTTTTGCCCCGGTCAAACAGGAGTCCTCGGCTCTTTAA
- the ylqF gene encoding ribosome biogenesis GTPase YlqF, with product MSIQWFPGHMAKARRLLTDQLKWVDVVIELADARIPASSRNPLLHEMLGKKQKLLLLNKADLADPAWTQKWLEKLRTKSPAYALSAATGNGVKQIVPALESLVRSKQAKLAEKGVRPQLIKVMIVGIPNIGKSSLINQLTGGSQAKVGNKPGVTRGNQWVRIHDRVELLDTPGMLWPKFEDQEIGRKLAALGAIKDEVFDVEELSIWIMDWLKANSPQSLNRYQEPVPDINLETIGRKRGCLIRGGQVDTLKSAQIFLRELRTGQLGPITMDINFD from the coding sequence ATGAGTATTCAGTGGTTTCCCGGCCATATGGCTAAAGCAAGACGGTTGCTGACAGATCAGCTGAAATGGGTTGATGTCGTCATTGAACTTGCCGATGCCAGAATTCCGGCCAGCAGCCGCAATCCGTTATTGCATGAGATGCTTGGTAAGAAGCAAAAATTATTATTGCTTAATAAGGCTGATTTGGCAGATCCCGCCTGGACCCAAAAATGGCTTGAAAAATTAAGAACTAAAAGTCCGGCCTATGCGCTGAGCGCTGCTACCGGAAACGGAGTTAAACAGATTGTACCAGCTTTAGAATCCCTAGTGCGCTCCAAACAGGCTAAGCTTGCCGAAAAAGGGGTTCGTCCCCAACTGATTAAGGTTATGATTGTGGGGATTCCTAATATCGGCAAATCATCTTTAATCAATCAACTGACTGGCGGATCTCAAGCCAAGGTTGGCAATAAGCCAGGAGTGACAAGGGGAAACCAATGGGTTCGGATTCATGATCGAGTTGAACTTCTAGATACGCCCGGTATGCTGTGGCCAAAATTTGAAGATCAGGAAATCGGCCGTAAACTCGCAGCTTTAGGAGCTATTAAAGACGAAGTTTTCGATGTTGAGGAATTATCGATTTGGATTATGGATTGGCTTAAAGCGAATTCTCCCCAGTCTTTAAACCGTTATCAGGAACCCGTCCCGGATATAAATCTCGAAACCATAGGTCGTAAACGAGGATGTTTGATTCGGGGCGGACAGGTAGATACCTTAAAATCGGCTCAAATATTCTTACGTGAACTTAGGACAGGGCAACTTGGTCCTATTACCATGGATATTAATTTCGACTGA
- the lepB gene encoding signal peptidase I: protein MEQSKSKRKWVVILFAIVLVSGGLLRWGVLQPYLIPSPSMEPGIAPGDRILVNRLAYRLWAPTRGDIIVFAFPKDTKRTFVKRVIAVEGEKVELRDNQVFVNGVSIQEPYVKPGDYPPFGPQVVPVDKVFVLGDNRRQSEDSREWGLLPKSYLLGKAWLVYYPFRRIRFL, encoded by the coding sequence ATGGAACAATCAAAATCGAAAAGAAAATGGGTCGTAATTTTGTTTGCTATCGTCTTGGTGAGCGGCGGTTTGCTTCGTTGGGGAGTATTACAGCCTTATCTTATCCCTTCACCATCGATGGAACCAGGGATCGCTCCGGGGGATCGAATTCTTGTCAATCGATTAGCTTATCGTCTTTGGGCTCCTACCCGGGGGGATATTATTGTCTTTGCTTTTCCCAAAGACACAAAACGTACCTTTGTCAAACGTGTTATCGCGGTGGAAGGTGAGAAAGTAGAACTGCGCGATAACCAGGTATTTGTCAATGGTGTGTCAATTCAAGAACCTTATGTTAAACCTGGGGATTATCCGCCCTTTGGCCCTCAAGTAGTACCGGTAGATAAAGTCTTTGTATTAGGAGATAACCGGCGTCAAAGCGAAGATTCTCGAGAATGGGGACTTCTTCCGAAAAGCTATCTCTTAGGAAAAGCATGGCTAGTCTATTATCCATTTCGGCGAATAAGATTTCTTTAA